A window of Primulina tabacum isolate GXHZ01 chromosome 4, ASM2559414v2, whole genome shotgun sequence contains these coding sequences:
- the LOC142543504 gene encoding uncharacterized protein LOC142543504: MQLYGSSASSNSRGSRSWVRGTNLANHQFLVSDGIGPFYGSPSDISPVRQWTPPAIQEISTDDYGTSRRDDVLRPLSFSPTMEGTSVARDSGGSTSSRSDSSCDYESMVKPHSSHRNFANRRCFTPKAIHPLSFPSEITPTRDISNIAPTGLSEPSVVTPRRDRQHLSSASGSVDLSEIPEPFEYEPSNTSRSPADRFKCGLCERFLSQRSPWGSGRIVKSGDMPVAGILYCRHVFHAECLEQTTPKGHKNDPPCPICAKIEEENLTDQPIFSKLRTSFPRLKPFSEDGPSRPWGCAQAGDCVEGALHTPSRNTLLSLNRNRCKKNHSLKSNPGREFPGKVRKAGYFSSQLFIGSVEQGSIGASKTTGNSSLN; this comes from the exons ATGCAGTTGTATGGGTCTTCTGCGTCGTCAAACAGCCGAGGTAGTCGAAGCTGGGTGAGAGGGACCAATCTGGCTAATCATCAGTTTTTGGTATCTGATGGTATTGGTCCATTTTATGGCAGTCCATCTGACATTTCTCCTGTACGGCAATGGACTCCTCCTGCAATACAAGAGATCAGCACTGATGATTATGGGACTTCAAGAAGAG ATGATGTTTTGAGGCCATTATCCTTTTCTCCGACGATGGAG GGAACATCGGTAGCTAGGGATAGTGGAGGTTCTACTTCATCTCGATCGGACAGTAGTTGTGATTATGAGTCCATGGTCAAGCCACATTCCTCTCATCGTAACTTTGCCAATCGCCGGTGCTTTACACCAAAAGCAATTCACCCATTGTCATTTCCGTCAGAAATAACACCCACCCGAGATATTTCTAATATAGCCCCTACTGGGCTTTCAGAACCCAGTGTTGTCACTCCACGAAGAGACAGACAACATTTGAGCAGTGCTAGTGGTAGTGTTGACCTCTCTGAAATACCCGAGCCATTTGAATATGAACCTTCCAACACGTCTCGTAGTCCTGCAGATCGTTTCAAATGTGGATTGTGCGAGAGGTTCCTTTCACAAAGATCACCTTGGGGTTCTGGAAGGATAGTAAAAAGCGGAGACATGCCAGTTGCCGGAATCCTGTATTGTCGCCATGTCTTCCACGCTGAGTGCTTGGAGCAAACAACACCTAAAGGACATAAAAACGATCCCCCATGTCCCATATGTGcgaaaattgaagaagaaaatttaaCCGACCAGCCAATCTTTTCCAAGTTAAGGACTAGTTTCCCTCGGCTCAAACCTTTCAGCGAAGATGGTCCGTCAAGGCCATGGGGCTGCGCCCAAGCTGGAGATTGTGTTGAAGGGGCGTTGCACACCCCTAGTCGGAACACATTGCTTTCTCTTAATCGGAACCGGTGTAAGAAAAATCATTCCTTAAAGAGCAATCCTGGCCGAGAATTCCCAGGGAAAGTAAGGAAAGCTGGCTATTTTTCTTCACAGTTATTTATTGGTTCGGTTGAACAAGGATCCATCGGTGCCTCAAAGACGACGGGTAACTCGAGTTTGAACTGA